TGGTCAGCACGCGGCCGTAGCCGGCCTTCTTCATTTCCGGCGCCGCCGCCTGCACGATGCGCGTGAAGCTGAGCAGGTTCTGCTCGAACGCCTTCTGCCACTGCTCTTCGGTCATGGCCAGCGTCTCGCCGGCCGGCGGGCCGCCGGCGTTGTGGACGACGATCTCCAGGCCGCCGTACTCGGCGACGGCGGTATCAACCAGCCGCCTGGCTTCGCTGGCGCTGCTGACGTCGGCCACCAGCGCCTTCACCCTGGCGCCGGTCTCGCGGCGGATGGTGTCGGCGGCGGCCTCAATGCGCGCCTGGTCGCGGCTGCACACCACGAGGTCGCAGCCCTCGCGCGCCAGTCCCAGTGCCGAGGCGTAGCCGAGGCCGCGGCTGGCGGCCATCACGATCGCGCGCTTACCCTTCAGTCCGAAGTCCATGTGTGTCCTTGAGTCAAAAGTCCAAAATTACGACGGCTTGCCGGTCAGCAGGTCCAGGCGCGCCAGGATGTCGTCGAGGTCCTTCAGCGTGTCGGCGTCGACCGGGGTAAACGGCGCGCGCACGCGCGAGTGCGTGATCACGCCGCGCAACTGGTAGATGTGCTTGCGCAGCGCGAGATTGATGCGCGGCTGGTTCTCGAAGCGGATGATCGGCAGGAAGTGGTAGAACACCTCGGTGGCGCCATCGACATCACCGGCGGTGAACCGCCTGTGGATGTCCACCAGGATCTCCGGGAACGCAAAGCCGGTCATGGTGCCGATGGCCCCG
This sequence is a window from Vicinamibacterales bacterium. Protein-coding genes within it:
- a CDS encoding SDR family oxidoreductase, which gives rise to MDFGLKGKRAIVMAASRGLGYASALGLAREGCDLVVCSRDQARIEAAADTIRRETGARVKALVADVSSASEARRLVDTAVAEYGGLEIVVHNAGGPPAGETLAMTEEQWQKAFEQNLLSFTRIVQAAAPEMKKAGYGRVLTIASSSIKQPIPNLALSNALRAGVWGIAKTLSRELAPQGILVNVIAPGRIDTERIAELDQANAQKSGKPLDDVRKASVAGIPLGRLGRPEELANLVVFLASQAGSYITGQAITVDGAAGNAL